Part of the Sulfurimonas denitrificans DSM 1251 genome is shown below.
ATAAAAGAGTTAATTTATTCAAAATATTCATCTATCTATCTTTATTCTTGTTTTTTATTATTAACTATATCAGTTTTTTTATAAAATAGATTTAATATTTTAATATTTGTATTTTTATGTGGATAAATGTGCGATTTTTAGGCAGATTAAATTTTAACAACAGAGTATAAAACTCTGTTGTTAAACTACTTTATATATGAACAGCAGTAGTCAGTAACAGTTCTAATTTTTAAATCAAAAGATGAGTTTGCAGGAACATTAAAACTCTCTGGTGTGTTTAGAGTTTTCCAATCTTCATTTGGAAGCCTGATATCAAGCTCCCCGCTCATCATCTCCATAATTTCTGCCTCAGCAGTATTAAAAGTATATTCACCAGGCATCATGATTCCAAGAGTTTTTCTTGTGCCATCTGCGAATTCAACT
Proteins encoded:
- a CDS encoding pyrimidine/purine nucleoside phosphorylase, with translation MTKFENVTVVKKANIYDGGKVTSRTVEFADGTRKTLGIMMPGEYTFNTAEAEIMEMMSGELDIRLPNEDWKTLNTPESFNVPANSSFDLKIRTVTDYCCSYIK